Proteins encoded within one genomic window of Manis pentadactyla isolate mManPen7 chromosome 4, mManPen7.hap1, whole genome shotgun sequence:
- the DLG4 gene encoding disks large homolog 4 isoform X3, with protein MDCLCIVTTKKYRYQDEDTPPLEHSPAHLPNQANSPPVIVNTDTLEAPGYELQVNGTEGEMEYEEITLERGNSGLGFSIAGGTDNPHIGDDPSIFITKIIPGGAAAQDGRLRVNDSILFVNEVDVREVTHSAAVEALKEAGSIVRLYVMRRKPPAEKLMEIKLIKGPKGLGFSIAGGVGNQHIPGDNSIYVTKIIEGGAAHKDGRLQIGDKILAVNSVGLEDVMHEDAVAALKNTYDVVYLKVAKPSNAYLSDSYAPPDITTSYSQHLDNEISHSSYLGTDYPTAMTPTSPRRYSPVAKDLLGEEDIPREPRRIVIHRGSTGLGFNIVGGEDGEGIFISFILAGGPADLSGELRKGDQILSVNGVDLRNASHEQAAIALKNAGQTVTIIAQYKPEEYSRFEAKIHDLREQLMNSSLGSGTASLRSNPKRGFYIRALFDYDKTKDCGFLSQALSFRFGDVLHVIDASDEEWWQARRVHSDSETDDIGFIPSKRRVERREWSRLKAKDWGSSSGSQGREDSVLSYETVTQMEVHYARPIIILGPTKDRANDDLLSEFPDKFGSCVPHTTRPKREYEMDGRDYHFVSSREKMEKDIQAHKFIEAGQYNSHLYGTSVQSVREVAEQGKHCILDVSANAVRRLQAAHLHPIAIFIRPRSLENVLEINKRITEEQARKAFDRATKLEQEFTECFSAIVEGDSFEEIYHKVKRVIEDLSGPYIWVPARERL; from the exons ATGGACTGTCTCTGTATAGTGACAACCAAG AAATACCGCTACCAAGATGAAGACACGCCCCCTCTGGAGCACAGCCCGGCCCACCTCCCCAACCAG GCCAATTCTCCTCCTGTGATTGTCAACACAGACACCCTAGAAGCCCCGGGATAT GAGTTGCAGGTGAACGGGACGGAGGGGGAAATGGAATACGAGGAGATCACATTGGAAAGG GGTAACTCAGGTCTGGGCTTCAGCATCGCAGGTGGCACTGATAACCCACACATCGGTGACGACCCATCTATTTTCATCACCAAGATCATTCCTGGTGGGGCTGCGGCCCAGGACGGCCGCCTCAG GGTCAACGATAGCATCTTGTTTGTAAATGAAGTGGATGTGCGGGAGGTGACCCATTCAGCTGCAGTGGAGGCCCTCAAAGAGGCAGGCTCCATTGTCCGACTCTACGTCATGCGCAGGAAGCCCCCGGCTGAGAAGCTCATGGAGATCAAGCTCATCAAGGGACCTAAAG GTCTTGGCTTCAGCATTGCAGGGGGTGTGGGGAACCAGCACATCCCTGGAGATAATAGCATCTATGTAACAAAGATCATCGAAGGGGGTGCCGCCCACAAGGATGGGAGGTTGCAGATTGGAGACAAGATCTTGGCG GTCAACAGTGTGGGGCTGGAGGACGTCATGCATGAGGATGCCGTGGCAGCCCTGAAGAACACGTATGATGTTGTCTACCTAAAGGTGGCCAAGCCCAGCAATGCCTACCTGAGTGACAGCTATGCTCCCCCAGACATCACAACCT CTTATTCCCAGCACCTGGACAATGAGATCAGTCACAGCAGCTACTTGGGCACCGACTACCCCACAGCCATGACCCCCACTTCCCCTCGGCGCTACTCCCCAGTGGCCAAGGACCTGCTAGGGGAGGAGGACATTCCCCGAGAACCGAGGCGGATTGTGATCCACCGGGGCTCCACAGGCCTGGGCTTTAACATTGTGGGTGGCGAGGACGGTGAAGGCATCTTCATCTCCTTTATCCTGGCCGGGGGTCCTGCAGACCTCAGCGGGGAGCTGCGGAAGGGCGACCAGATCCTCTCG GTCAATGGTGTTGACCTCCGCAATGCCAGCCACGAGCAGGCTGCCATTGCCCTGAAGAATGCAGGCCAGACAGTCACGATCATCGCTCAGTATAAACCAGAAG AGTACAGCCGATTCGAGGCCAAGATCCATGACCTTCGGGAACAGCTCATGAACAGCAGCCTGGGCTCAGGGACTGCCTCCCTGCGGAGCAACCCCAAAAGGGGTTTCTATATCAG GGCCCTGTTTGATTATGACAAGACCAAGGACTGTGGCTTCCTGAGCCAGGCCTTGAGCTTCCGCTTTGGGGATGTGCTGCATGTAATTGATGCCAGCGATGAAGAGTGGTGGCAGGCACGGCGGGTCCACTCTGACAGCGAGACCGATGACATCGGCTTTATCCCCAGCAAGCGGCG GGTTGAGCGACGGGAGTGGTCAAGGTTAAAGGCCAAG GACTGGGGCTCCAGCTCTGGATCACAGG GTCGAGAAGACTCTGTTCTGAGCTATGAGACAGTGACGCAGATGGAAG TGCACTATGCTCGCCCCATCATCATCCTTGGGCCCACCAAGGACCGTGCCAACGATGATCTTCTCTCCGAGTTCCCCGACAAATTTGGATCCTGTGTTCCCC ACACAACACGGCCCAAGCGGGAGTACGAGATGGACGGCCGGGATTACCATTTTGTGTCATCCCGGGAGAAAATGGAGAAGGACATTCAGGCGCACAAGTTCATTGAGGCCGGCCAGTACAACAGCCATCTGTACGGAACCAGCGTGCAGTCCGTGCGGGAGGTGGCAGAGCAG GGGAAGCACTGCATCCTCGATGTCTCGGCCAATGCCGTGCGGCGGCTGCAGGCGGCCCACCTGCACCCTATCGCCATCTTCATCCGCCCCCGCTCCCTGGAGAATGTGCT AGAAATCAATAAGCGGATCACAGAGGAGCAAGCCCGCAAAGCCTTCGACAGAGCCACCAAACTGGAGCAGGAATTCACCGAGTGCTTCTCAG CCATCGTGGAGGGTGACAGCTTTGAGGAGATCTACCACAAGGTGAAGCGTGTCATCGAGGACCTCTCAGGCCCCTACATCTGGGTCCCAGCCCGAGAGAGACTCTGA
- the DLG4 gene encoding disks large homolog 4 isoform X7 produces the protein MDCLCIVTTKANSPPVIVNTDTLEAPGYVNGTEGEMEYEEITLERGNSGLGFSIAGGTDNPHIGDDPSIFITKIIPGGAAAQDGRLRVNDSILFVNEVDVREVTHSAAVEALKEAGSIVRLYVMRRKPPAEKLMEIKLIKGPKGLGFSIAGGVGNQHIPGDNSIYVTKIIEGGAAHKDGRLQIGDKILAVNSVGLEDVMHEDAVAALKNTYDVVYLKVAKPSNAYLSDSYAPPDITTSYSQHLDNEISHSSYLGTDYPTAMTPTSPRRYSPVAKDLLGEEDIPREPRRIVIHRGSTGLGFNIVGGEDGEGIFISFILAGGPADLSGELRKGDQILSVNGVDLRNASHEQAAIALKNAGQTVTIIAQYKPEEYSRFEAKIHDLREQLMNSSLGSGTASLRSNPKRGFYIRALFDYDKTKDCGFLSQALSFRFGDVLHVIDASDEEWWQARRVHSDSETDDIGFIPSKRRVERREWSRLKAKDWGSSSGSQGREDSVLSYETVTQMEVHYARPIIILGPTKDRANDDLLSEFPDKFGSCVPHTTRPKREYEMDGRDYHFVSSREKMEKDIQAHKFIEAGQYNSHLYGTSVQSVREVAEQGKHCILDVSANAVRRLQAAHLHPIAIFIRPRSLENVLEINKRITEEQARKAFDRATKLEQEFTECFSAIVEGDSFEEIYHKVKRVIEDLSGPYIWVPARERL, from the exons ATGGACTGTCTCTGTATAGTGACAACCAAG GCCAATTCTCCTCCTGTGATTGTCAACACAGACACCCTAGAAGCCCCGGGATAT GTGAACGGGACGGAGGGGGAAATGGAATACGAGGAGATCACATTGGAAAGG GGTAACTCAGGTCTGGGCTTCAGCATCGCAGGTGGCACTGATAACCCACACATCGGTGACGACCCATCTATTTTCATCACCAAGATCATTCCTGGTGGGGCTGCGGCCCAGGACGGCCGCCTCAG GGTCAACGATAGCATCTTGTTTGTAAATGAAGTGGATGTGCGGGAGGTGACCCATTCAGCTGCAGTGGAGGCCCTCAAAGAGGCAGGCTCCATTGTCCGACTCTACGTCATGCGCAGGAAGCCCCCGGCTGAGAAGCTCATGGAGATCAAGCTCATCAAGGGACCTAAAG GTCTTGGCTTCAGCATTGCAGGGGGTGTGGGGAACCAGCACATCCCTGGAGATAATAGCATCTATGTAACAAAGATCATCGAAGGGGGTGCCGCCCACAAGGATGGGAGGTTGCAGATTGGAGACAAGATCTTGGCG GTCAACAGTGTGGGGCTGGAGGACGTCATGCATGAGGATGCCGTGGCAGCCCTGAAGAACACGTATGATGTTGTCTACCTAAAGGTGGCCAAGCCCAGCAATGCCTACCTGAGTGACAGCTATGCTCCCCCAGACATCACAACCT CTTATTCCCAGCACCTGGACAATGAGATCAGTCACAGCAGCTACTTGGGCACCGACTACCCCACAGCCATGACCCCCACTTCCCCTCGGCGCTACTCCCCAGTGGCCAAGGACCTGCTAGGGGAGGAGGACATTCCCCGAGAACCGAGGCGGATTGTGATCCACCGGGGCTCCACAGGCCTGGGCTTTAACATTGTGGGTGGCGAGGACGGTGAAGGCATCTTCATCTCCTTTATCCTGGCCGGGGGTCCTGCAGACCTCAGCGGGGAGCTGCGGAAGGGCGACCAGATCCTCTCG GTCAATGGTGTTGACCTCCGCAATGCCAGCCACGAGCAGGCTGCCATTGCCCTGAAGAATGCAGGCCAGACAGTCACGATCATCGCTCAGTATAAACCAGAAG AGTACAGCCGATTCGAGGCCAAGATCCATGACCTTCGGGAACAGCTCATGAACAGCAGCCTGGGCTCAGGGACTGCCTCCCTGCGGAGCAACCCCAAAAGGGGTTTCTATATCAG GGCCCTGTTTGATTATGACAAGACCAAGGACTGTGGCTTCCTGAGCCAGGCCTTGAGCTTCCGCTTTGGGGATGTGCTGCATGTAATTGATGCCAGCGATGAAGAGTGGTGGCAGGCACGGCGGGTCCACTCTGACAGCGAGACCGATGACATCGGCTTTATCCCCAGCAAGCGGCG GGTTGAGCGACGGGAGTGGTCAAGGTTAAAGGCCAAG GACTGGGGCTCCAGCTCTGGATCACAGG GTCGAGAAGACTCTGTTCTGAGCTATGAGACAGTGACGCAGATGGAAG TGCACTATGCTCGCCCCATCATCATCCTTGGGCCCACCAAGGACCGTGCCAACGATGATCTTCTCTCCGAGTTCCCCGACAAATTTGGATCCTGTGTTCCCC ACACAACACGGCCCAAGCGGGAGTACGAGATGGACGGCCGGGATTACCATTTTGTGTCATCCCGGGAGAAAATGGAGAAGGACATTCAGGCGCACAAGTTCATTGAGGCCGGCCAGTACAACAGCCATCTGTACGGAACCAGCGTGCAGTCCGTGCGGGAGGTGGCAGAGCAG GGGAAGCACTGCATCCTCGATGTCTCGGCCAATGCCGTGCGGCGGCTGCAGGCGGCCCACCTGCACCCTATCGCCATCTTCATCCGCCCCCGCTCCCTGGAGAATGTGCT AGAAATCAATAAGCGGATCACAGAGGAGCAAGCCCGCAAAGCCTTCGACAGAGCCACCAAACTGGAGCAGGAATTCACCGAGTGCTTCTCAG CCATCGTGGAGGGTGACAGCTTTGAGGAGATCTACCACAAGGTGAAGCGTGTCATCGAGGACCTCTCAGGCCCCTACATCTGGGTCCCAGCCCGAGAGAGACTCTGA
- the DLG4 gene encoding disks large homolog 4 isoform X6 has protein sequence MDCLCIVTTKANSPPVIVNTDTLEAPGYELQVNGTEGEMEYEEITLERGNSGLGFSIAGGTDNPHIGDDPSIFITKIIPGGAAAQDGRLRVNDSILFVNEVDVREVTHSAAVEALKEAGSIVRLYVMRRKPPAEKLMEIKLIKGPKGLGFSIAGGVGNQHIPGDNSIYVTKIIEGGAAHKDGRLQIGDKILAVNSVGLEDVMHEDAVAALKNTYDVVYLKVAKPSNAYLSDSYAPPDITTSYSQHLDNEISHSSYLGTDYPTAMTPTSPRRYSPVAKDLLGEEDIPREPRRIVIHRGSTGLGFNIVGGEDGEGIFISFILAGGPADLSGELRKGDQILSVNGVDLRNASHEQAAIALKNAGQTVTIIAQYKPEEYSRFEAKIHDLREQLMNSSLGSGTASLRSNPKRGFYIRALFDYDKTKDCGFLSQALSFRFGDVLHVIDASDEEWWQARRVHSDSETDDIGFIPSKRRVERREWSRLKAKDWGSSSGSQGREDSVLSYETVTQMEVHYARPIIILGPTKDRANDDLLSEFPDKFGSCVPHTTRPKREYEMDGRDYHFVSSREKMEKDIQAHKFIEAGQYNSHLYGTSVQSVREVAEQGKHCILDVSANAVRRLQAAHLHPIAIFIRPRSLENVLEINKRITEEQARKAFDRATKLEQEFTECFSAIVEGDSFEEIYHKVKRVIEDLSGPYIWVPARERL, from the exons ATGGACTGTCTCTGTATAGTGACAACCAAG GCCAATTCTCCTCCTGTGATTGTCAACACAGACACCCTAGAAGCCCCGGGATAT GAGTTGCAGGTGAACGGGACGGAGGGGGAAATGGAATACGAGGAGATCACATTGGAAAGG GGTAACTCAGGTCTGGGCTTCAGCATCGCAGGTGGCACTGATAACCCACACATCGGTGACGACCCATCTATTTTCATCACCAAGATCATTCCTGGTGGGGCTGCGGCCCAGGACGGCCGCCTCAG GGTCAACGATAGCATCTTGTTTGTAAATGAAGTGGATGTGCGGGAGGTGACCCATTCAGCTGCAGTGGAGGCCCTCAAAGAGGCAGGCTCCATTGTCCGACTCTACGTCATGCGCAGGAAGCCCCCGGCTGAGAAGCTCATGGAGATCAAGCTCATCAAGGGACCTAAAG GTCTTGGCTTCAGCATTGCAGGGGGTGTGGGGAACCAGCACATCCCTGGAGATAATAGCATCTATGTAACAAAGATCATCGAAGGGGGTGCCGCCCACAAGGATGGGAGGTTGCAGATTGGAGACAAGATCTTGGCG GTCAACAGTGTGGGGCTGGAGGACGTCATGCATGAGGATGCCGTGGCAGCCCTGAAGAACACGTATGATGTTGTCTACCTAAAGGTGGCCAAGCCCAGCAATGCCTACCTGAGTGACAGCTATGCTCCCCCAGACATCACAACCT CTTATTCCCAGCACCTGGACAATGAGATCAGTCACAGCAGCTACTTGGGCACCGACTACCCCACAGCCATGACCCCCACTTCCCCTCGGCGCTACTCCCCAGTGGCCAAGGACCTGCTAGGGGAGGAGGACATTCCCCGAGAACCGAGGCGGATTGTGATCCACCGGGGCTCCACAGGCCTGGGCTTTAACATTGTGGGTGGCGAGGACGGTGAAGGCATCTTCATCTCCTTTATCCTGGCCGGGGGTCCTGCAGACCTCAGCGGGGAGCTGCGGAAGGGCGACCAGATCCTCTCG GTCAATGGTGTTGACCTCCGCAATGCCAGCCACGAGCAGGCTGCCATTGCCCTGAAGAATGCAGGCCAGACAGTCACGATCATCGCTCAGTATAAACCAGAAG AGTACAGCCGATTCGAGGCCAAGATCCATGACCTTCGGGAACAGCTCATGAACAGCAGCCTGGGCTCAGGGACTGCCTCCCTGCGGAGCAACCCCAAAAGGGGTTTCTATATCAG GGCCCTGTTTGATTATGACAAGACCAAGGACTGTGGCTTCCTGAGCCAGGCCTTGAGCTTCCGCTTTGGGGATGTGCTGCATGTAATTGATGCCAGCGATGAAGAGTGGTGGCAGGCACGGCGGGTCCACTCTGACAGCGAGACCGATGACATCGGCTTTATCCCCAGCAAGCGGCG GGTTGAGCGACGGGAGTGGTCAAGGTTAAAGGCCAAG GACTGGGGCTCCAGCTCTGGATCACAGG GTCGAGAAGACTCTGTTCTGAGCTATGAGACAGTGACGCAGATGGAAG TGCACTATGCTCGCCCCATCATCATCCTTGGGCCCACCAAGGACCGTGCCAACGATGATCTTCTCTCCGAGTTCCCCGACAAATTTGGATCCTGTGTTCCCC ACACAACACGGCCCAAGCGGGAGTACGAGATGGACGGCCGGGATTACCATTTTGTGTCATCCCGGGAGAAAATGGAGAAGGACATTCAGGCGCACAAGTTCATTGAGGCCGGCCAGTACAACAGCCATCTGTACGGAACCAGCGTGCAGTCCGTGCGGGAGGTGGCAGAGCAG GGGAAGCACTGCATCCTCGATGTCTCGGCCAATGCCGTGCGGCGGCTGCAGGCGGCCCACCTGCACCCTATCGCCATCTTCATCCGCCCCCGCTCCCTGGAGAATGTGCT AGAAATCAATAAGCGGATCACAGAGGAGCAAGCCCGCAAAGCCTTCGACAGAGCCACCAAACTGGAGCAGGAATTCACCGAGTGCTTCTCAG CCATCGTGGAGGGTGACAGCTTTGAGGAGATCTACCACAAGGTGAAGCGTGTCATCGAGGACCTCTCAGGCCCCTACATCTGGGTCCCAGCCCGAGAGAGACTCTGA
- the DLG4 gene encoding disks large homolog 4 isoform X1 — MDCLCIVTTKKYRYQDEDTPPLEHSPAHLPNQVNAPELVHAAERNLSHLKAVHGVVGHAHLSPLKANSPPVIVNTDTLEAPGYELQVNGTEGEMEYEEITLERGNSGLGFSIAGGTDNPHIGDDPSIFITKIIPGGAAAQDGRLRVNDSILFVNEVDVREVTHSAAVEALKEAGSIVRLYVMRRKPPAEKLMEIKLIKGPKGLGFSIAGGVGNQHIPGDNSIYVTKIIEGGAAHKDGRLQIGDKILAVNSVGLEDVMHEDAVAALKNTYDVVYLKVAKPSNAYLSDSYAPPDITTSYSQHLDNEISHSSYLGTDYPTAMTPTSPRRYSPVAKDLLGEEDIPREPRRIVIHRGSTGLGFNIVGGEDGEGIFISFILAGGPADLSGELRKGDQILSVNGVDLRNASHEQAAIALKNAGQTVTIIAQYKPEEYSRFEAKIHDLREQLMNSSLGSGTASLRSNPKRGFYIRALFDYDKTKDCGFLSQALSFRFGDVLHVIDASDEEWWQARRVHSDSETDDIGFIPSKRRVERREWSRLKAKDWGSSSGSQGREDSVLSYETVTQMEVHYARPIIILGPTKDRANDDLLSEFPDKFGSCVPHTTRPKREYEMDGRDYHFVSSREKMEKDIQAHKFIEAGQYNSHLYGTSVQSVREVAEQGKHCILDVSANAVRRLQAAHLHPIAIFIRPRSLENVLEINKRITEEQARKAFDRATKLEQEFTECFSAIVEGDSFEEIYHKVKRVIEDLSGPYIWVPARERL; from the exons ATGGACTGTCTCTGTATAGTGACAACCAAG AAATACCGCTACCAAGATGAAGACACGCCCCCTCTGGAGCACAGCCCGGCCCACCTCCCCAACCAGGTAAACGCCCCCGAACTGGTGCACGCGGCAGAGAGGAACTTGTCCCACCTCAAGGCCGTCCACGGGGTCGTGGGCCACGCCCACCTCTCACCCCTCAAG GCCAATTCTCCTCCTGTGATTGTCAACACAGACACCCTAGAAGCCCCGGGATAT GAGTTGCAGGTGAACGGGACGGAGGGGGAAATGGAATACGAGGAGATCACATTGGAAAGG GGTAACTCAGGTCTGGGCTTCAGCATCGCAGGTGGCACTGATAACCCACACATCGGTGACGACCCATCTATTTTCATCACCAAGATCATTCCTGGTGGGGCTGCGGCCCAGGACGGCCGCCTCAG GGTCAACGATAGCATCTTGTTTGTAAATGAAGTGGATGTGCGGGAGGTGACCCATTCAGCTGCAGTGGAGGCCCTCAAAGAGGCAGGCTCCATTGTCCGACTCTACGTCATGCGCAGGAAGCCCCCGGCTGAGAAGCTCATGGAGATCAAGCTCATCAAGGGACCTAAAG GTCTTGGCTTCAGCATTGCAGGGGGTGTGGGGAACCAGCACATCCCTGGAGATAATAGCATCTATGTAACAAAGATCATCGAAGGGGGTGCCGCCCACAAGGATGGGAGGTTGCAGATTGGAGACAAGATCTTGGCG GTCAACAGTGTGGGGCTGGAGGACGTCATGCATGAGGATGCCGTGGCAGCCCTGAAGAACACGTATGATGTTGTCTACCTAAAGGTGGCCAAGCCCAGCAATGCCTACCTGAGTGACAGCTATGCTCCCCCAGACATCACAACCT CTTATTCCCAGCACCTGGACAATGAGATCAGTCACAGCAGCTACTTGGGCACCGACTACCCCACAGCCATGACCCCCACTTCCCCTCGGCGCTACTCCCCAGTGGCCAAGGACCTGCTAGGGGAGGAGGACATTCCCCGAGAACCGAGGCGGATTGTGATCCACCGGGGCTCCACAGGCCTGGGCTTTAACATTGTGGGTGGCGAGGACGGTGAAGGCATCTTCATCTCCTTTATCCTGGCCGGGGGTCCTGCAGACCTCAGCGGGGAGCTGCGGAAGGGCGACCAGATCCTCTCG GTCAATGGTGTTGACCTCCGCAATGCCAGCCACGAGCAGGCTGCCATTGCCCTGAAGAATGCAGGCCAGACAGTCACGATCATCGCTCAGTATAAACCAGAAG AGTACAGCCGATTCGAGGCCAAGATCCATGACCTTCGGGAACAGCTCATGAACAGCAGCCTGGGCTCAGGGACTGCCTCCCTGCGGAGCAACCCCAAAAGGGGTTTCTATATCAG GGCCCTGTTTGATTATGACAAGACCAAGGACTGTGGCTTCCTGAGCCAGGCCTTGAGCTTCCGCTTTGGGGATGTGCTGCATGTAATTGATGCCAGCGATGAAGAGTGGTGGCAGGCACGGCGGGTCCACTCTGACAGCGAGACCGATGACATCGGCTTTATCCCCAGCAAGCGGCG GGTTGAGCGACGGGAGTGGTCAAGGTTAAAGGCCAAG GACTGGGGCTCCAGCTCTGGATCACAGG GTCGAGAAGACTCTGTTCTGAGCTATGAGACAGTGACGCAGATGGAAG TGCACTATGCTCGCCCCATCATCATCCTTGGGCCCACCAAGGACCGTGCCAACGATGATCTTCTCTCCGAGTTCCCCGACAAATTTGGATCCTGTGTTCCCC ACACAACACGGCCCAAGCGGGAGTACGAGATGGACGGCCGGGATTACCATTTTGTGTCATCCCGGGAGAAAATGGAGAAGGACATTCAGGCGCACAAGTTCATTGAGGCCGGCCAGTACAACAGCCATCTGTACGGAACCAGCGTGCAGTCCGTGCGGGAGGTGGCAGAGCAG GGGAAGCACTGCATCCTCGATGTCTCGGCCAATGCCGTGCGGCGGCTGCAGGCGGCCCACCTGCACCCTATCGCCATCTTCATCCGCCCCCGCTCCCTGGAGAATGTGCT AGAAATCAATAAGCGGATCACAGAGGAGCAAGCCCGCAAAGCCTTCGACAGAGCCACCAAACTGGAGCAGGAATTCACCGAGTGCTTCTCAG CCATCGTGGAGGGTGACAGCTTTGAGGAGATCTACCACAAGGTGAAGCGTGTCATCGAGGACCTCTCAGGCCCCTACATCTGGGTCCCAGCCCGAGAGAGACTCTGA
- the DLG4 gene encoding disks large homolog 4 isoform X2 has protein sequence MDCLCIVTTKKYRYQDEDTPPLEHSPAHLPNQVNAPELVHAAERNLSHLKAVHGVVGHAHLSPLKANSPPVIVNTDTLEAPGYVNGTEGEMEYEEITLERGNSGLGFSIAGGTDNPHIGDDPSIFITKIIPGGAAAQDGRLRVNDSILFVNEVDVREVTHSAAVEALKEAGSIVRLYVMRRKPPAEKLMEIKLIKGPKGLGFSIAGGVGNQHIPGDNSIYVTKIIEGGAAHKDGRLQIGDKILAVNSVGLEDVMHEDAVAALKNTYDVVYLKVAKPSNAYLSDSYAPPDITTSYSQHLDNEISHSSYLGTDYPTAMTPTSPRRYSPVAKDLLGEEDIPREPRRIVIHRGSTGLGFNIVGGEDGEGIFISFILAGGPADLSGELRKGDQILSVNGVDLRNASHEQAAIALKNAGQTVTIIAQYKPEEYSRFEAKIHDLREQLMNSSLGSGTASLRSNPKRGFYIRALFDYDKTKDCGFLSQALSFRFGDVLHVIDASDEEWWQARRVHSDSETDDIGFIPSKRRVERREWSRLKAKDWGSSSGSQGREDSVLSYETVTQMEVHYARPIIILGPTKDRANDDLLSEFPDKFGSCVPHTTRPKREYEMDGRDYHFVSSREKMEKDIQAHKFIEAGQYNSHLYGTSVQSVREVAEQGKHCILDVSANAVRRLQAAHLHPIAIFIRPRSLENVLEINKRITEEQARKAFDRATKLEQEFTECFSAIVEGDSFEEIYHKVKRVIEDLSGPYIWVPARERL, from the exons ATGGACTGTCTCTGTATAGTGACAACCAAG AAATACCGCTACCAAGATGAAGACACGCCCCCTCTGGAGCACAGCCCGGCCCACCTCCCCAACCAGGTAAACGCCCCCGAACTGGTGCACGCGGCAGAGAGGAACTTGTCCCACCTCAAGGCCGTCCACGGGGTCGTGGGCCACGCCCACCTCTCACCCCTCAAG GCCAATTCTCCTCCTGTGATTGTCAACACAGACACCCTAGAAGCCCCGGGATAT GTGAACGGGACGGAGGGGGAAATGGAATACGAGGAGATCACATTGGAAAGG GGTAACTCAGGTCTGGGCTTCAGCATCGCAGGTGGCACTGATAACCCACACATCGGTGACGACCCATCTATTTTCATCACCAAGATCATTCCTGGTGGGGCTGCGGCCCAGGACGGCCGCCTCAG GGTCAACGATAGCATCTTGTTTGTAAATGAAGTGGATGTGCGGGAGGTGACCCATTCAGCTGCAGTGGAGGCCCTCAAAGAGGCAGGCTCCATTGTCCGACTCTACGTCATGCGCAGGAAGCCCCCGGCTGAGAAGCTCATGGAGATCAAGCTCATCAAGGGACCTAAAG GTCTTGGCTTCAGCATTGCAGGGGGTGTGGGGAACCAGCACATCCCTGGAGATAATAGCATCTATGTAACAAAGATCATCGAAGGGGGTGCCGCCCACAAGGATGGGAGGTTGCAGATTGGAGACAAGATCTTGGCG GTCAACAGTGTGGGGCTGGAGGACGTCATGCATGAGGATGCCGTGGCAGCCCTGAAGAACACGTATGATGTTGTCTACCTAAAGGTGGCCAAGCCCAGCAATGCCTACCTGAGTGACAGCTATGCTCCCCCAGACATCACAACCT CTTATTCCCAGCACCTGGACAATGAGATCAGTCACAGCAGCTACTTGGGCACCGACTACCCCACAGCCATGACCCCCACTTCCCCTCGGCGCTACTCCCCAGTGGCCAAGGACCTGCTAGGGGAGGAGGACATTCCCCGAGAACCGAGGCGGATTGTGATCCACCGGGGCTCCACAGGCCTGGGCTTTAACATTGTGGGTGGCGAGGACGGTGAAGGCATCTTCATCTCCTTTATCCTGGCCGGGGGTCCTGCAGACCTCAGCGGGGAGCTGCGGAAGGGCGACCAGATCCTCTCG GTCAATGGTGTTGACCTCCGCAATGCCAGCCACGAGCAGGCTGCCATTGCCCTGAAGAATGCAGGCCAGACAGTCACGATCATCGCTCAGTATAAACCAGAAG AGTACAGCCGATTCGAGGCCAAGATCCATGACCTTCGGGAACAGCTCATGAACAGCAGCCTGGGCTCAGGGACTGCCTCCCTGCGGAGCAACCCCAAAAGGGGTTTCTATATCAG GGCCCTGTTTGATTATGACAAGACCAAGGACTGTGGCTTCCTGAGCCAGGCCTTGAGCTTCCGCTTTGGGGATGTGCTGCATGTAATTGATGCCAGCGATGAAGAGTGGTGGCAGGCACGGCGGGTCCACTCTGACAGCGAGACCGATGACATCGGCTTTATCCCCAGCAAGCGGCG GGTTGAGCGACGGGAGTGGTCAAGGTTAAAGGCCAAG GACTGGGGCTCCAGCTCTGGATCACAGG GTCGAGAAGACTCTGTTCTGAGCTATGAGACAGTGACGCAGATGGAAG TGCACTATGCTCGCCCCATCATCATCCTTGGGCCCACCAAGGACCGTGCCAACGATGATCTTCTCTCCGAGTTCCCCGACAAATTTGGATCCTGTGTTCCCC ACACAACACGGCCCAAGCGGGAGTACGAGATGGACGGCCGGGATTACCATTTTGTGTCATCCCGGGAGAAAATGGAGAAGGACATTCAGGCGCACAAGTTCATTGAGGCCGGCCAGTACAACAGCCATCTGTACGGAACCAGCGTGCAGTCCGTGCGGGAGGTGGCAGAGCAG GGGAAGCACTGCATCCTCGATGTCTCGGCCAATGCCGTGCGGCGGCTGCAGGCGGCCCACCTGCACCCTATCGCCATCTTCATCCGCCCCCGCTCCCTGGAGAATGTGCT AGAAATCAATAAGCGGATCACAGAGGAGCAAGCCCGCAAAGCCTTCGACAGAGCCACCAAACTGGAGCAGGAATTCACCGAGTGCTTCTCAG CCATCGTGGAGGGTGACAGCTTTGAGGAGATCTACCACAAGGTGAAGCGTGTCATCGAGGACCTCTCAGGCCCCTACATCTGGGTCCCAGCCCGAGAGAGACTCTGA